In a single window of the Nocardioides massiliensis genome:
- a CDS encoding DoxX family protein produces the protein MDVLVLIVRILFALLFLGAGIAHFSQREMMAGYAVSKCVPAAGLMVDISGAVIILGGLMVAVGVWPDLGALLLVGFLVPTALLMHDFWRETDPAGKVNEQTQSLKELSLTGAALALFAFFASPGDELDPLVPGSVLTP, from the coding sequence ATGGACGTTCTGGTTCTCATCGTCCGGATCCTTTTCGCGCTGCTGTTCCTGGGCGCCGGGATAGCTCACTTCAGCCAGCGCGAGATGATGGCCGGCTACGCGGTCAGCAAGTGTGTTCCGGCAGCCGGGCTGATGGTGGACATCTCCGGCGCGGTCATCATTCTTGGTGGCCTCATGGTGGCCGTCGGTGTCTGGCCCGACCTGGGGGCCCTACTGCTGGTCGGCTTTCTGGTGCCGACAGCGTTGCTGATGCACGACTTCTGGCGCGAGACCGACCCTGCGGGCAAGGTGAACGAGCAGACCCAGTCCCTCAAGGAGCTATCCCTCACGGGCGCCGCGCTTGCCCTGTTCGCCTTCTTCGCCTCCCCGGGCGACGAGCTCGACCCGCTGGTGCCCGGCTCGGTGCTCACGCCGTGA
- a CDS encoding luciferase domain-containing protein produces the protein MTGSLADLADLPARGGVRPRTTPSNPHTQLDQQPHDDRPRSLLEKRLAQLPGVVWRPSMISVPGARALTLPPEAAHGPPEAFMIGTEFAHLHPAPDQSLHLVVPPDVASGLIQAGWAELHPVARRGLITSGAVMVYAPRDEEEAEVVSQIVTASFEYARDAPA, from the coding sequence GTGACCGGCTCGCTGGCAGACCTGGCCGACCTCCCCGCTCGAGGCGGTGTCAGGCCGCGCACCACGCCGAGCAATCCGCACACCCAGCTCGACCAACAGCCTCACGACGATCGGCCGCGCAGCCTGCTGGAGAAGCGGCTCGCTCAGTTGCCGGGGGTGGTCTGGCGCCCCAGCATGATCTCGGTGCCGGGAGCCCGCGCCCTGACCCTGCCGCCGGAGGCCGCGCATGGGCCACCCGAGGCCTTCATGATCGGCACCGAGTTCGCCCACCTGCACCCCGCACCGGACCAGTCCCTGCACCTGGTAGTACCGCCCGATGTTGCTTCCGGCCTGATCCAGGCAGGCTGGGCAGAGCTGCACCCGGTCGCCCGCCGCGGCCTGATCACCTCCGGTGCCGTGATGGTCTACGCACCCCGCGACGAGGAGGAGGCAGAGGTGGTCTCCCAGATCGTGACCGCGTCCTTTGAGTACGCGAGGGACGCCCCGGCCTGA
- a CDS encoding VOC family protein, producing the protein MRIHELGHLVLYVRDLERSRRFYRDVLGWDEVRGEVPLPVPAAAFSSGRTHHELLLIEVGSAAAAMPPGPRLGLYHFGLKVGDSDDELREVVHHLTEHGVDIKGASDHTITHSLYIADPDGHEIELYVDVIPTEEWLADPSLVFAPIRPLRL; encoded by the coding sequence ATGCGCATCCACGAGCTTGGCCACCTGGTGCTCTACGTCCGGGACCTGGAGCGCTCACGGCGGTTCTACCGAGACGTGCTCGGCTGGGATGAGGTCCGCGGGGAGGTGCCACTGCCGGTCCCCGCGGCGGCGTTCTCCTCCGGCCGTACTCACCACGAGCTGTTGCTCATCGAGGTGGGCTCCGCCGCGGCGGCGATGCCCCCGGGACCCCGGCTGGGCCTGTACCACTTCGGCCTGAAAGTCGGCGACAGCGACGACGAGCTGCGCGAGGTCGTGCACCACCTCACCGAGCACGGAGTAGACATCAAGGGCGCCAGCGACCACACGATCACCCACTCGCTCTACATCGCCGACCCCGATGGGCACGAGATCGAGCTCTACGTCGACGTGATCCCGACCGAGGAATGGCTCGCCGACCCCTCGTTGGTCTTCGCCCCGATCCGTCCGCTACGCCTCTGA